The Sulfuricystis thermophila genome segment GCGGCCCTTGCGATGCTGGATATTGGCCCATTTGGAATGTCCGGCCATAGTGTGAGTTCCTGTGGAGAATTGCGGAAATGACGCCGGCCCTTTGCAGGGCCGGGAGACGGAGCCTATTTTAAGGCAGGCGCAGAGTTACGGGTGTTGCCGGGGCTTCACGTCGACGATCTCGGTGATCGGCAGATTGGCGATGTCGCGCAGCTTCTCCATCCGCGCGCCTTCCTGCTCGAGCAGCGTGCCGACCTGCGAGAAGCTCGACGGCACGAAGACCTCACGACCTTCCGGGGCGCGGCGGCGTACGCCGAACGATACCCGCGCCCGTTCTTCCACCGGCAGTTTGCCGATCAGGTTCTTGGTGACCCAGATGCTGCCGTGGCGGGCGAAGTCGGAGATGCGCGCGGCCTGGTTGATCGTGTCGCCGAGCACGACGAATTCGACGCTGGTCGGCGACTGGTAGGTGCCGAGCCATTCCTGGCCTTCGTTGATGCCGGTGTTCAAGTACAGCTCGTTGAACCATTGCTTGCGAATCTGCCAGGACTTCGACAGGCGCTGGATCTCGCGGCGGATCTCGATCGCGCAGTCGAGCGCGTTGGCCAGATAGTTGCTGTCCGGCTGCGGAAAGAAGTAGTACACCATGCCATCGCCGACATGTTTGCCGTAGGTGCCTTTGTATTTGCGGAAAGTCGGCGCCAGCGTGCGCCAGATTTCGTTGATCAGCTCGAAATACTCTTCGGGTGGCAGCTCTGAACAGATCTTCACCGAACCTTGCAGATCGGCGACCAGCACCGCCAGATCGGTCAGTACCGGCAGCCGTTTCCGAAGCAGACCGCGGATCACTTCGTCACGGCGCGCCAGCAGCTTGAGCATTTCGTCGGCGGGTTCTGCTTCCGGCACCAGGACGATGAAGATGCCTTCGCGGAAAAAAGACGCGAAGGCGGTGTGGAAACGTTCCTTGCCACTGCCGTCGGCTTCCGGCAGCAGCACAGTCGTTTGCACGACGGGTTGAACGGGTGCGGCTTCGGTTTCGAGATAGGCCGCTTGCAAGCGGGCATAGCTCACCGGATCGAGGCCGCGGCACAGATTGCCGAAGGATTCCGGGCCGAGCCGCGACTTGGCGATCGCGATGTGGAAGCCGAGCAGGCTGCCCCATTCGTTACGACTCACCGGCAGCAGGCGGAACAGGTTGCGCTGGTCACTGGTCTGGGGAAGTTCGAGGTGATCGTGGAACAGCACGTGCTGGCCGGCCGGGTTGATCCACATCAGCTCGAAGCCGTGGTTGATCATGTACGCTGGATGCGTGATGTCGTCGAGCGTCAGATGCAATGGTGCGTCCGCTATACCGGCCGGTTTGAAGCTTGCGGGGCGCGGCGCAGTGCCGCCTTCTAGGCGATCGATGATTTGGGCCATGCTCAAGCCCTCCTGTTTGAGACGACGTATCTCCTCGATGCGGGCGGCGTCGGGAAAAGTATTCATGATGCTTGCTGGCGAGTCATGGGGCTACAATCGTCATGCGGCATTGAGTCAATGGGTGCTATCGTAAATAAATAACGGCAACATTTGAAGTCTTTTTTCAGTTTATTTTTGCAAGCTGTTGTTTTAGCGCACTTGTAGGGTACTTGTCTCGGCGCCGTCTGGCTAGCCCGGCAGTTTTTCGGATCAATCGACGTATCTCATTGAAACTATGAGCAAATCCTTGCCAATCGCCAAGGCGGGCGCAACCGAGCTTTGCCTGCTATCCAATCTCGCCAACCGACACGGCCTCATCACCGGCGCCACCGGTACCGGCAAGACCGTCACTTTGCAGCGTATGGCCGAACAGTTCTCAGCGATCGGCGTGCCGGTCTTCCTGGCCGACGTCAAGGGCGATCTTTCCGGTCTCGGGGCCCCCGGGACGCTTTCCGACAAGCTGCAAAAGCGTCTCGACATGCTGGAGATCAAGGACTGGCAGCCGCGTGCAAGCCCGGTGGTGTTCTGGGATGTCTTTGGCGAACAGGGCCATCCGGTGCGCGCGACGGTGTCCGACATGGGGCCGCTCTTGTTCTCGCGCTTGCTCGGTCTCAACGAGACGCAGGAAGGCGTGCTGCAGATCGTCTTCCGCATCGCCGACGAAAACGGCCTGCTGCTGCTCGATCTCAAGGACCTGCGTGCGATGGTGCAATGGGTCGGCGACAACGCGGCAGAATTCAAGACGCGCTACGGCAACATCTCGGCGGCCTCGATCGGCGCGATCCAGCGCGGGCTGCTCAGTCTCGAGGAACAAGGGGGGGACAAGTTCTTCGGCGAGCCGATGCTCGACATCAACGACCTGATGCAGACGCAGGATGGGCGTGGCGTGGTGAACATCCTTGCCGCCGACCGGCTGATGAATGCGCCGAAGGTCTATGCCACCTTCCTGCTCTGGCTTTTGGCCGAGCTGTTCGAACAGCTGCCCGAGGTGGGCGACCTGGACAAGCCCAAACTCGTGTTCTTCTTCGACGAGGCGCACTTGCTGTTCGACGAGGCGCCGCCGGCGCTCGTCGACAAGGTGGAGCAGGTGGTGCGGCTGATCCGTTCGAAGGGTGTGGGCGTCTATTTCGTCACGCAGAATCCTCTCGATGTCCCGGACAAGGTGCTCGGCCAGCTCGGCAATCGCGTGCAACACGCGCTGCGCGCTTTCACGCCGCGCGACCAGAAGGCAGTGCAGACGGCGGCGCAGACTTTGCGTGCCAATCCGAAATTCAGCGCCGAGCAGGCGATCACCGAGTTGGGGGTCGGCGAGGCGCTGGTCTCTTTCCTCGATGAAAAGGGCACGCCTGCCGTCGTCGAGCGCGCCTGGATCCTGCCACCGGCATCGCGCATCGGGCCGCTGACCCCGAACGAGCGCCAGCAGGTGATCCGCTCCTC includes the following:
- a CDS encoding adenylate/guanylate cyclase domain-containing protein; amino-acid sequence: MNTFPDAARIEEIRRLKQEGLSMAQIIDRLEGGTAPRPASFKPAGIADAPLHLTLDDITHPAYMINHGFELMWINPAGQHVLFHDHLELPQTSDQRNLFRLLPVSRNEWGSLLGFHIAIAKSRLGPESFGNLCRGLDPVSYARLQAAYLETEAAPVQPVVQTTVLLPEADGSGKERFHTAFASFFREGIFIVLVPEAEPADEMLKLLARRDEVIRGLLRKRLPVLTDLAVLVADLQGSVKICSELPPEEYFELINEIWRTLAPTFRKYKGTYGKHVGDGMVYYFFPQPDSNYLANALDCAIEIRREIQRLSKSWQIRKQWFNELYLNTGINEGQEWLGTYQSPTSVEFVVLGDTINQAARISDFARHGSIWVTKNLIGKLPVEERARVSFGVRRRAPEGREVFVPSSFSQVGTLLEQEGARMEKLRDIANLPITEIVDVKPRQHP
- a CDS encoding helicase HerA-like C-terminal domain-containing protein, translating into MSKSLPIAKAGATELCLLSNLANRHGLITGATGTGKTVTLQRMAEQFSAIGVPVFLADVKGDLSGLGAPGTLSDKLQKRLDMLEIKDWQPRASPVVFWDVFGEQGHPVRATVSDMGPLLFSRLLGLNETQEGVLQIVFRIADENGLLLLDLKDLRAMVQWVGDNAAEFKTRYGNISAASIGAIQRGLLSLEEQGGDKFFGEPMLDINDLMQTQDGRGVVNILAADRLMNAPKVYATFLLWLLAELFEQLPEVGDLDKPKLVFFFDEAHLLFDEAPPALVDKVEQVVRLIRSKGVGVYFVTQNPLDVPDKVLGQLGNRVQHALRAFTPRDQKAVQTAAQTLRANPKFSAEQAITELGVGEALVSFLDEKGTPAVVERAWILPPASRIGPLTPNERQQVIRSSLVYGHYEKIVDRESAYEILQSRAGGGAAAGGATPVKVGAGGTAPQPPAAEGGGFLSEILFGRTGPRGGQTDGLVQAAAKSVTRTIASQVGRELVRGVLGSLLGGSRRR